The DNA region TGTTGATGTTCGAGTCGGTGCAGGCCGCCTGTGCCAGCACGAGGTCGCGCACATGCACGCCCTCCTGGTAGGAGCCGCAGGTGCCCACCCGGATCAGCTTCCGGCAGCCGTAGTCGCGGATGAGTTCGGAGACGTAGATCATCGCGCTGGGAATGCCCATGCCCGTGCCCTGCACGCTGACGCGCTGGCCCTTGTAGGTGCCGGTGTAGCCCAGCATCCCGCGCACGGTGTTGTGCTGGACGGGATTCTCGAAGAACGTCTCGGCGATGTGGCGGGCGCGCAGGGGGTCGCCCGGCAGCAGGACGGTTTCGGCGATCTGGCCGGGCTCGGCACTCAGGTGGACGCTCATGGGGGACAGGCTAGCAGGGGTCAGGCGCTCACCCACTCGGCGGCGAGCCAGTCGGCGTGGGGTATGCCCGAGGCGAGGATGCCGCGCCGCACCTCCTCCACGTCATAGGGGACGGCACGGAAGGTGGGCTGAGAGCCCCGCAGTGTCCAATCGAGCAGGAGGTATTCGGCCCGGGAGACATTGACATACCACTTGCTCCGCCGTTCGAAGGGCAGGCCCACGCTGCCGGGGTTGAGGAGCGTCCAGCCGTCCAGGGTCCGCAGAAGCGGTTTGTGGGTGTGGCCGCCGACCCATGTGGGCTGCCGCCCATGAGAGGCGCGTAACTCCCACAGCCGCTCGGCGGGCGTCTCGGCTGTCAGCTCCTCGTCGTCCCGCTCCGGGCTGCCGTGGAAGCACAGAAGCCTGGGAAGTCGGCTCGTTGGCAGGTAGGTTCGCAGCATGTCCCGGTCGCCGTCCGTCAGTTGCTCGCGGCTCCAGGTTCCGACCTCTTGAACTGCCCACTCATGGGGAACGTCGCGCGATGTGGAGGAATCAGACGGCTCCAGCATTGCCCGGTCGGCGTTTCCCCGCACCACCGGGCAGCCCAGCGCCGCCACCTCCGCCACGCACTCGCGCGGCCACGCTCCGCCCAGCGCCACGTCGCCCAGGCAGACGAAGGCCTCCGCACCCTGCGCCCGCATGTCCGCCAGCGCGGCCCGGAGTGCTGGAGGGTTCCCGTGAATGTCCCCGAAGACCGCGAGCCGCACGGCGACAGAATAGGGCTCCACCCCCCGGCGGTCACTTCCTTCGGGTTCCGCAGGGGCATGATGGGTACATGACCAGCCTTTCCGGGACGGGCGAACCCGCCGTCGCGCGCGTGAGCACGCTGGAGCTGTTTCTCGATCTGGTCTTCGTGTTCACCGTCACGCAGCTCACCTCCCTGATCGTCGAGGCGAAGGAGCCGGGCGACTACCTGCGGGCGGCGCTGGTGTTCGCGACGATCTGGTGGATCTACAGCGGCTACGCCTGGCTGACGAGCAACGTCGGCACCGAACCCACCCGAAGGCGCCTCCTGATGTTCGCGGGCATGGCGGGCTTTCTGGTCATGGCGCTCGCCATCCCCACGGTGTTCGGGGCGGGGGGCGTCGCCTACGGGCTGGGGCTGCTCACGGTGACCCTCGTCCACGCGGGGCTGTTTACCCATGCGGGCAACAGCAGCGCGCGGGCCATCCTGGGCATCGCGCCCTTCAACCTCGTCTCGGCGGGGCTGGTGCTCGCCGCCGGGTTCGTGACGCCGCCGTGGGACTGGCCGCTGTGGGGGCTCGCGGTGCTCGTGGTGGTCTCCTCGTCGCTGTTCGGGCGGGAGCGGGGCTTCGCGCTCAGCCCGGCCCACTTCGTGGAACGGCACGGGCTGGTCGTGATCGTGGCGCTGGGCGAGAGCGTCGTCGCGATTGGGGTCGGGGCGCGGGGGCTGCCCCTGTCTCCCGGCGTGATCCTGTCCGCCGTCCTGGGGCTGGCGCTCGCCGCCGGGCTGTGGTGGACCTACTTCGACCGGGACGACCGGCGGGCCGAACACCGCATCGGTGCCCTGAACGGCCCCGCCCGCGCCCGGGCGGCCCTGAACGCCTTCGGGTACGGACATTTTCTGATGCTGGGCGGCGTCGTCGTGCTCGCGGCGGGCATCAAGGGGGTGGTCGCGCATCCCGGGGGCCACGCCAGCCTCGCCGACGCCGGGAACCTGGGCGGGGGCCTGGCCCTCTACCTCCTCGGGGACGTGCTGTACCGCCGCCTGCTGGGCATCGGGCCCGGGGGGCTGCGGCTCGTCGCCGCCGTCCTGGCCGGGCTCGGCGTGCCGCTGGGACTGGCGGCGGGCGGGCTGGTGCAACTGGCGGCGTGCGTGGGATTGCTCGTGGGCCTGCTGCTGGTCGAGGCCCGCACCCGCCCGGCGGAAGATGAAGACGGTGCCGGGCCGCTCGGTGCCTCCGCATCATCCTCCCGGGCGTAGCCTCAGGGACGCCGGTTCGCCCCTCCGTTCCCCTCACCTCCAGGAGGCCCCATGACCCCGTCCACCCCCCTCCCCACCCGTCAACTCCGCGACCTGACCGTCTCTGCCCTGGGCCTGGGCTGCATGGGCATGAGCGAGTTCTACGGCGAGGCCGACGACGAAGGGAACCTGCGGACCCTCGACCGTGCCCTCGACCTTGGCGTGACCTTCTACGACACCGCCGACATGTACGGCCTGGGCCGCAACGAGGAGCTGCTGGGCCGCTGGCTGGCGGGCAAGCGCGACCGGGTGGTCCTCGCCACCAAGTTCGGCATTGTGCGTGACGAGAGCGACGCGCGGGTACGTGGTCTGAACGGCCGCCCCGAGTACGTGCGCGGGGCGGCCGAGGCCAGCCTGAGGCGCCTGAAGACGGGGCACATCGACCTCTACTACCTGCACCGGGTGGACCCGGACACGCCCATCGAGGAGACGGTGGGCGCCATGAGCGAACTCGTGCAGCAAGGTAAGGTCCGCTTCCTGGGCCTGTCGGAGGCGTCCGCCGAGACGCTGCGCCGGGCGAACGCCGTTCATCCCATCACCGCCGTGCAGAGCGAGTACAGCCTGTGGACCCGCGACCCGGAGGGGCCGGGCGGCGTGCTGGAGACCTGCCGCGAACTCGGCGTCGGCTTCGTGCCGTACAGCCCGCTGGGGCGCGGCTTCCTGACCGGGCAGATCAAGACGCCTGACGACTTCGCCCCCGACGACTACCGCCGCCACAGCCCGCGCTTCCAGGGCGAGAACTTCCGGAAAAACCTCGACCTCGTGCGCGAGGTGGAGCGCCTCGCCGCCGGGAAGGGCTGCACGCCTTCGCAATTCGCGCTCGCCTGGGTGCTCGCGCAGGGCGAGGACCTCGTGCCCATTCCCGGCACCAAGCGGGTGAAGTACCTGGAGGAGAACCTGGGGGCGCTGGAGGTTCAGCTCACCCCGGACGACCTCGCCCGCCTGGACGCCATCTTCCCGCCGGGCGCGGCGAGCGGGGAGCGGTACGCGGACATGAGCAGCGTGGGGCGGTGAGGTCGTAGAAGCGCCTCCCCCTTGACTCGCAGAGGAGGGAGGCCGGGTGGGGTGAACAGACACGACCTGCGGCGCGGTGGGAAACTGAAGCCGGGCGTCTTGCAGGCGTTTAATCCCGGACGCCCCAGAAGACCGATCCCATTCTCAGCACCCCGCCAGTATGGCCCGTCACCACCTGTCGGACGCGGGAAACACCTGATCCACGAGCAGGCCGTAGCCCAGGGCGGTCGCCGCGTCTCCCCGGGTGCCCAACGTCAGCATGACGGCCTTCCCCAGCGTCTCGTAGTGGTTCACCAGCCCGGCCCACTCCTTCGGGTCGTACAGGGTGGAAGTGTCGCCTTGGCCCGGCCGGTAGGCGCGCAGGGTCTTGACGTAGGCGGCGAAATTCGCCCCGGACTCCCGGACAACCCGCGCGTACCCCTCGCTCGTCCGTCCTCCCAGCGTTGTGCGGGCCAGCGCGGCGAGGCTGGCGAGGCCGTCTTCGAGGGGCGCGTAGCTGCGCGGGATGGCGTGGGCGTACATCGTTCCCCCGCCCGCCCGGATGCCCGCCAACTGGCCCTCCAGCGCCCGCATCTCCCGGAGCTGACCGCGCAGGGTGGCGATCCGGGCGCGGACCTGCGGAAATTTCGCCAGGCTCGCGCTCAGGGCCGCCGCCCGGCACTCGGCCCAATTGGCGCTCGAATTGTCCTGATCGGCCTCGCTCCAGAGGGTGATCGTCAGCCGGTCGTAGCTCGCCGCGTCCACCACCCGGGCGAGCGCACAGTTCGGCGGCGTCTGGGCGTGGGACCCGCCGAGGGCCAGCAGGACGGCGAGGGGCCACAGGGGGTGCAGCCGTGGGGAAGCCATGCCTCAGCTTACGCCCCCCGCCCTCCTCAGCCGGGCGATGAAAAAGCCGTCGATGCCGCCCTCGGGCACCGTCAGGGCGCCGTCGCCAGCGGGCACGGTGGGCAGGTCCAGGCCGGGCAGGGGTTCGGGGGTGAAGTCGGGGTGGGTCTCCAGAAAGCCCCGCACGACCTCCTCCCCCTCCTGCGGGGTCACGCTGCACACGCTGTAGACGAGCACGCCGCCGGGCGCCACGAGGGCCGCCGCGTTGGGGAGCATCCGCGCCTGCAACGCCGACATCTCCCCCACCGCCTGCGGGGTGAGGCGCAGCTTGATCTCGGGGTGCGAGCGCAGGGTGCCCGTCCCGGTGCAGGGGGCGTCGAGGAGGACGAAGGGCGCGGGGAGCACGTCCAGCGGCGCGGTGAGGTCGTGGGTCAGGAAGTCGGCGTGCAGGCCCAGCCGCTTCAGGTTCGCCCGGGCGGCGTCATGCTTGCGGGCCATCAGGTCCACGCTCGTCACCCTCGCCCCCCGTGCGGCGAGCATGGCGGCCTTCACCCCCGCCCCCCCGGCGAGGTCGAGGACGCGCGAGCCCTCCACCTCCCCCAGCGCGTCCACGACGGCGAGGCTGGCCGGGTTGATGGGCTGGGCCTGTCCCCGGCGGTACGCCGCCGTCTCGCGCAGGGGCCGCGAGAGGGTCACCCGGTCCGCCCCGTTCGGGCCGGGCTCCACGACGCTGCCCTCCTCCTCCAGGCTCCTCATCCCCGCGTCCGAGAGGCTGAGCCACAGCGGTTGCGGGGTCAGCAGGTCGGCGAGCACCGCGTCCGCCCGCTCGCCGTAGGCACGGCGGAAAACCTCGATCAGCCACCCTGGCAGGGCGTAACGCGTCTCGTCACTCTCCGGTGGACGCTCTACCCGCCGCAGCACCGCGTTCACCAGCCCCGAGGGGGCCAGCCGCGCGCCACGGGCCAGGCCGACGTACTCGCTGACGACCGCGTGCGGCGGGGTGCCCAGCACGAGCTTCTCGAAACTTCCGGCGAGGAGGAGCGAGCGCGTCTTGGGATGAGTCTCGCC from Deinococcus aetherius includes:
- a CDS encoding metallophosphoesterase family protein, which produces MRLAVFGDIHGNPPALRAALADMRAQGAEAFVCLGDVALGGAWPRECVAEVAALGCPVVRGNADRAMLEPSDSSTSRDVPHEWAVQEVGTWSREQLTDGDRDMLRTYLPTSRLPRLLCFHGSPERDDEELTAETPAERLWELRASHGRQPTWVGGHTHKPLLRTLDGWTLLNPGSVGLPFERRSKWYVNVSRAEYLLLDWTLRGSQPTFRAVPYDVEEVRRGILASGIPHADWLAAEWVSA
- a CDS encoding low temperature requirement protein A; the protein is MTSLSGTGEPAVARVSTLELFLDLVFVFTVTQLTSLIVEAKEPGDYLRAALVFATIWWIYSGYAWLTSNVGTEPTRRRLLMFAGMAGFLVMALAIPTVFGAGGVAYGLGLLTVTLVHAGLFTHAGNSSARAILGIAPFNLVSAGLVLAAGFVTPPWDWPLWGLAVLVVVSSSLFGRERGFALSPAHFVERHGLVVIVALGESVVAIGVGARGLPLSPGVILSAVLGLALAAGLWWTYFDRDDRRAEHRIGALNGPARARAALNAFGYGHFLMLGGVVVLAAGIKGVVAHPGGHASLADAGNLGGGLALYLLGDVLYRRLLGIGPGGLRLVAAVLAGLGVPLGLAAGGLVQLAACVGLLVGLLLVEARTRPAEDEDGAGPLGASASSSRA
- a CDS encoding aldo/keto reductase — protein: MTPSTPLPTRQLRDLTVSALGLGCMGMSEFYGEADDEGNLRTLDRALDLGVTFYDTADMYGLGRNEELLGRWLAGKRDRVVLATKFGIVRDESDARVRGLNGRPEYVRGAAEASLRRLKTGHIDLYYLHRVDPDTPIEETVGAMSELVQQGKVRFLGLSEASAETLRRANAVHPITAVQSEYSLWTRDPEGPGGVLETCRELGVGFVPYSPLGRGFLTGQIKTPDDFAPDDYRRHSPRFQGENFRKNLDLVREVERLAAGKGCTPSQFALAWVLAQGEDLVPIPGTKRVKYLEENLGALEVQLTPDDLARLDAIFPPGAASGERYADMSSVGR
- a CDS encoding RsmB/NOP family class I SAM-dependent RNA methyltransferase, with translation MTLPPRPTFNPARALAVRVLTRVLAGETFAAPALDAALADARLPARDAGLATHVVYGTLRYAPMLDAALSPLLRGETHPKTRSLLLAGSFEKLVLGTPPHAVVSEYVGLARGARLAPSGLVNAVLRRVERPPESDETRYALPGWLIEVFRRAYGERADAVLADLLTPQPLWLSLSDAGMRSLEEEGSVVEPGPNGADRVTLSRPLRETAAYRRGQAQPINPASLAVVDALGEVEGSRVLDLAGGAGVKAAMLAARGARVTSVDLMARKHDAARANLKRLGLHADFLTHDLTAPLDVLPAPFVLLDAPCTGTGTLRSHPEIKLRLTPQAVGEMSALQARMLPNAAALVAPGGVLVYSVCSVTPQEGEEVVRGFLETHPDFTPEPLPGLDLPTVPAGDGALTVPEGGIDGFFIARLRRAGGVS